In the genome of Gammaproteobacteria bacterium, one region contains:
- a CDS encoding AAA family ATPase, translating into MAQDPAARTPATRTRDAFPFNPDRVPLFPVDSQQRALAGLQQDIAAGLHLLCLTGPPGSGKTAVLQALRETASVAVIGLISAPTPGRLLFDTAKALHVDVPGDNESTVRRRLGMRLIASDQRRNRPLLLIDSADRLLPKDLDLLFHFFPRGHASVVLASSDDPTAWLAARVGAAAPQVDRSYALDPLSAAETAGYIRHRLRAASLPEDLCPPDTIATLYAHSEGLPRRINQLCAATLAQTDVRGAG; encoded by the coding sequence ATGGCTCAGGACCCGGCCGCCCGCACCCCGGCCACCCGCACCAGGGACGCTTTCCCTTTCAATCCCGACCGGGTGCCGCTGTTCCCGGTCGACAGCCAGCAGCGGGCACTCGCTGGCCTGCAGCAGGACATCGCCGCGGGTCTGCACCTGCTGTGCCTGACCGGCCCACCGGGCAGCGGCAAGACCGCCGTCCTGCAGGCGCTGCGGGAGACGGCATCCGTGGCGGTCATCGGTCTGATCTCCGCGCCGACACCGGGACGGCTGTTGTTCGATACGGCCAAGGCGCTGCACGTCGACGTACCGGGCGACAATGAATCGACCGTACGACGACGGCTGGGCATGCGTCTGATCGCCTCGGACCAGCGCCGCAACCGGCCGCTGCTGCTGATCGATTCGGCGGACAGGCTGCTGCCGAAAGACCTCGATCTGCTCTTCCATTTCTTCCCACGAGGCCACGCCAGTGTCGTCCTCGCCAGCAGCGACGACCCCACCGCATGGCTGGCCGCCCGCGTCGGTGCCGCGGCGCCGCAGGTGGACCGCAGTTACGCTCTCGACCCCCTGTCCGCGGCCGAGACCGCGGGGTATATCCGTCACCGTCTGCGCGCAGCGTCGCTGCCGGAGGATCTGTGTCCGCCGGATACCATCGCGACCCTCTACGCACACAGTGAAGGCCTCCCCCGGCGGATCAACCAGCTGTGCGCCGCAACACTTGCGCAGACCGACGTGCGCGGCGCCGGCA
- a CDS encoding AAA family ATPase, giving the protein MDMELAVRASKAFPLQADQRPLYPAVGHRQLLERLRQSLLGGHHLNCLTGPPGSGKTALLQALHTDLGASAVLVLAPVPGALLQHLTKTLGLDVRGDTTTTVRRRLAMTLTATGRHRRPLTLLIDDADRLQAADLDVLFHFFNPGCAHILLAGRPVLASFFTHAQPRSTLPRAEHIHRLEPLAPADTAGYIRHRLTQACLPAHLFDGEANAAVHAYTAGLPRSINRLCAIALMDAGRRGDERVTAAQVRAVVLRAPAGTYIEPLQPLPPAIARLRALKDAERPGNAPDQVTG; this is encoded by the coding sequence ATGGACATGGAACTCGCCGTCCGTGCGAGCAAGGCCTTCCCGCTACAGGCCGACCAGCGGCCACTGTATCCCGCTGTCGGCCACCGGCAGCTGCTGGAACGGCTGCGGCAGAGTCTCCTCGGCGGCCATCACCTCAACTGTCTGACCGGTCCGCCGGGCAGCGGCAAGACGGCACTCCTGCAGGCATTGCACACCGACCTCGGCGCGTCCGCTGTCCTGGTGCTCGCGCCGGTGCCCGGAGCCCTCCTGCAGCATCTCACCAAGACCTTGGGGTTGGATGTGCGCGGCGACACGACGACCACCGTGCGGCGGCGTCTCGCCATGACCCTGACGGCCACCGGTCGTCATCGCCGGCCGCTCACCCTGCTCATCGACGATGCCGATCGGTTGCAGGCAGCGGATCTCGACGTGCTGTTCCACTTCTTCAATCCAGGCTGTGCGCACATCCTGCTCGCCGGCCGGCCGGTGCTCGCCAGCTTCTTCACGCACGCGCAGCCGCGCTCCACCCTGCCCCGCGCGGAACACATCCACCGGCTCGAACCCCTTGCCCCGGCGGATACCGCCGGCTACATCCGCCACCGGCTGACACAGGCGTGTCTGCCCGCCCATCTGTTCGACGGCGAGGCGAACGCTGCGGTGCATGCCTATACCGCGGGGCTGCCGCGCAGCATCAACCGATTGTGTGCCATTGCGCTGATGGATGCCGGCCGACGCGGCGACGAGCGCGTGACCGCGGCGCAGGTACGTGCCGTGGTGTTGCGCGCACCTGCCGGGACCTATATCGAACCACTCCAGCCTCTGCCGCCGGCCATCGCCAGGCTGCGTGCGCTGAAGGACGCTGAGCGTCCGGGCAACGCCCCAGACCAGGTCACGGGATAA
- a CDS encoding TIGR03862 family flavoprotein: MTPDTPSPLIAVIGGGPAGLMAAEVLSGGGMRVALFDAMPSVGRKFLLAGKGGMNLTHAEPQEAFLQRYGVHRGRIAPLLEAFGPADLRAWTHDLGIETFVGTSGRVFPVDMKAAPLLRVWLQRLRAGGVRFHVRHRWLGWADTGALRFATPQGESTLAVDAVVLALGGGSWARLGSDGAWVPLLAGRGVTVAPLRPSNCGFDVGWSEHFRTRFAGQPVKSVVVNCADAQGRTLRRQGEFVVTGSGIEGGVIYALSAALRDRIEADGSVCLELDLVPGRDAAQLAAALARPRGSRSFANHLRRQAGIAGVKAGLVRECLAAEVHTDPVRLAAALKALPLRLLAPRPLDEAISSAGGVPFEALDERSMLQALPGVFCAGEMLDWEAPTGGYLLTACFASGRAAGTGALAWLRATAPVVNRSPPSDASRDAPLGSS; this comes from the coding sequence ATGACCCCCGACACCCCTAGCCCTTTGATCGCCGTGATCGGCGGTGGTCCCGCCGGCCTCATGGCCGCCGAGGTGCTCAGCGGGGGCGGGATGCGTGTGGCGCTTTTTGACGCCATGCCGTCGGTGGGACGCAAGTTCCTGCTGGCCGGCAAGGGCGGCATGAACCTGACCCATGCCGAGCCGCAGGAGGCCTTTCTGCAGCGCTATGGTGTGCATCGCGGGCGGATCGCGCCGCTGCTGGAGGCCTTCGGCCCCGCGGATCTGCGGGCCTGGACCCACGATCTGGGCATAGAGACCTTCGTCGGCACCTCGGGGCGTGTTTTCCCCGTCGACATGAAGGCGGCACCGCTGCTGCGTGTCTGGCTGCAGCGCCTGCGCGCCGGCGGGGTACGCTTCCATGTGCGGCACCGCTGGCTGGGTTGGGCAGATACCGGTGCGTTGCGTTTCGCAACACCACAGGGTGAGTCGACGCTGGCGGTGGACGCGGTCGTCCTCGCCCTGGGCGGCGGCAGCTGGGCGCGGCTCGGTTCGGACGGCGCCTGGGTACCGCTGCTGGCCGGGCGGGGTGTGACGGTCGCGCCCCTGCGGCCGTCCAATTGCGGCTTCGACGTCGGCTGGAGCGAACATTTCCGTACGCGTTTCGCCGGACAGCCGGTCAAGTCGGTGGTGGTGAACTGTGCGGACGCGCAGGGCCGGACGCTACGCCGGCAGGGCGAGTTCGTCGTGACCGGGAGCGGTATCGAGGGCGGCGTGATCTATGCGCTGTCGGCCGCCTTGCGGGACCGTATCGAGGCCGATGGCAGTGTCTGCCTCGAACTCGATCTGGTGCCGGGACGGGATGCGGCGCAGCTCGCCGCGGCCCTGGCCCGGCCGCGCGGGTCGCGCTCGTTCGCCAATCACCTGCGGCGCCAGGCGGGCATCGCAGGCGTCAAGGCCGGGTTGGTGCGCGAGTGCCTGGCGGCGGAGGTCCACACCGATCCGGTGCGACTGGCGGCGGCGCTCAAGGCGCTGCCGTTGCGACTGCTCGCGCCGCGCCCGCTCGACGAGGCGATCAGCAGCGCCGGCGGCGTGCCGTTCGAGGCACTCGATGAACGGTCGATGCTGCAGGCGCTGCCCGGTGTCTTCTGCGCCGGGGAGATGCTCGACTGGGAGGCCCCCACCGGCGGTTATCTGCTGACGGCCTGTTTCGCCAGCGGCCGTGCGGCAGGGACGGGCGCGCTGGCCTGGCTGCGGGCCACCGCACCGGTTGTGAACAGGTCGCCCCCGTCCGATGCCAGCCGCGATGCGCCGCTCGGCAGCAGTTGA
- a CDS encoding ferritin-like domain-containing protein encodes MKDLTGKTRVTTDIIDIPRRRFVSGAGGLTLSAAAVALLGGAPRLALRAGEVGSGDITILNAAIGSELEAIAAYQVGAESGLLGKDAKRLALQFQGHHRSHADLLRGTVMQLGATPVEARDRYDFPVDQLKNEADVLRFAAGLERDAVSAYLGAVPQFGDRALARAAASILGDEAMHWAVLRYVLGEDPVPTAFVS; translated from the coding sequence ATGAAAGACCTGACCGGTAAGACCCGTGTGACCACGGACATCATCGACATCCCCCGCCGCCGCTTCGTCTCGGGCGCCGGCGGCCTGACACTCTCGGCCGCCGCCGTGGCACTGCTCGGCGGTGCGCCGCGCCTGGCCCTGCGGGCCGGTGAGGTGGGCAGCGGCGATATCACCATTCTCAATGCAGCCATCGGCTCTGAGTTGGAGGCGATCGCGGCTTACCAGGTCGGGGCCGAGAGCGGTCTGCTGGGGAAGGACGCGAAGCGGCTGGCGTTGCAGTTTCAGGGCCATCACCGCTCGCATGCCGACCTGCTGCGCGGCACGGTGATGCAGCTCGGTGCGACGCCGGTCGAGGCGCGCGACCGTTACGATTTTCCCGTCGATCAGCTGAAGAACGAGGCCGATGTGCTGCGTTTCGCCGCCGGGTTGGAGCGTGACGCGGTCAGCGCCTATCTGGGGGCCGTGCCGCAGTTCGGTGATCGCGCGCTGGCCAGGGCCGCGGCCAGTATCCTGGGCGACGAGGCCATGCATTGGGCGGTGCTGCGCTATGTGCTGGGCGAGGACCCGGTGCCGACGGCGTTTGTGTCATGA
- a CDS encoding RNA polymerase sigma factor: protein MTEQALWAQAARRAPAVAADVPDDATLVAQVRAGDLHAFELLMRRHNRRMFRTARSVVRDADEAEDIVQEAYVRAWLRLAELTRPAGFAAWVARITVNEAYMRLRRSRRLTLVGDEEQLEMATSDDGARSTPGPEQLAGRAQLRGLIEAAIDALPQPFRSVFVLRMVEQLDTAETAYCLDLPPATVKTRLHRARLLLQRQLAEVVDTAAADAFEFGGTHCDRVVAQVLARIRGEPQPR, encoded by the coding sequence ATGACAGAGCAGGCACTGTGGGCACAGGCTGCGCGCCGTGCCCCGGCGGTAGCGGCGGACGTACCCGATGACGCCACACTGGTGGCACAGGTGCGTGCCGGGGATCTGCACGCCTTCGAGTTGCTGATGCGCCGCCACAACCGCCGCATGTTCCGTACGGCACGCAGCGTGGTGCGCGATGCGGATGAAGCTGAGGACATCGTCCAGGAGGCCTACGTACGGGCCTGGCTGCGGCTCGCCGAACTGACGCGCCCGGCCGGCTTTGCCGCCTGGGTGGCGCGCATCACGGTCAACGAGGCGTATATGCGTCTGCGACGTAGCCGCCGGCTGACCCTGGTCGGCGACGAGGAGCAACTGGAGATGGCGACAAGCGACGATGGAGCACGCTCCACCCCGGGCCCCGAGCAGCTGGCCGGCCGCGCCCAGCTGCGGGGATTGATCGAGGCCGCCATCGATGCGTTGCCGCAGCCGTTTCGCAGCGTATTCGTGCTGCGGATGGTGGAGCAGCTGGATACCGCAGAGACCGCCTATTGCCTCGATCTGCCGCCGGCCACGGTGAAGACACGCTTGCATCGGGCACGCCTGCTGCTGCAGCGTCAGCTGGCTGAGGTCGTGGATACCGCGGCCGCGGATGCCTTCGAGTTCGGCGGTACGCATTGCGACCGCGTGGTGGCGCAGGTGCTGGCGCGGATCCGTGGCGAGCCCCAGCCGCGATGA
- a CDS encoding acetyltransferase has product MKSLAEVVRSACVEAALAAYEEAGILGLCHEGRWEYALQAIKALDLDRLAAGIDTVASDAVDPGASAEGR; this is encoded by the coding sequence ATGAAGTCGCTTGCCGAGGTCGTGCGCAGTGCCTGTGTGGAGGCCGCGCTGGCCGCCTACGAAGAGGCCGGCATCCTGGGGCTGTGTCATGAAGGCCGTTGGGAATATGCGCTGCAGGCGATCAAGGCGCTGGATCTCGATCGTCTGGCGGCCGGGATCGATACCGTCGCTAGCGACGCTGTCGATCCCGGTGCTTCGGCAGAGGGTCGCTGA
- a CDS encoding metallophosphatase family protein, translating into MKLAVLSDIHGNVPALAAVLDDIERWGAERLIVNGDLVSRGPYSLECLRLLQARAPDAHFLTGNHETYVLRCADEPADPESPTHDIDRFADWARWQLGAAVDEIRTWGDQLDLTDLEGGATVLVTHGSRLGNRDGISVRTRDDDLPAKLGEPRDLFIGSHTHRPLLRRFNGTLVVNTGSVGQPMDGDARAAYGRFTLIGGRWQAEIARVVYDKAQAERDFIDSGFLVEAGPIARLIYLELRQSRTHLGPWRQRYLEAVKGRELSVTAAVDAYLRAL; encoded by the coding sequence ATGAAACTCGCTGTCCTCTCCGACATCCATGGGAACGTCCCGGCGTTGGCCGCGGTCCTTGACGACATCGAGCGCTGGGGCGCCGAGCGGCTGATCGTCAACGGCGATCTGGTCAGCCGCGGTCCCTACAGCCTCGAGTGTCTGCGCCTGCTCCAGGCGCGCGCGCCTGATGCCCATTTCCTGACGGGCAACCATGAAACCTATGTGTTGCGCTGCGCTGACGAGCCGGCCGATCCGGAGAGTCCGACCCACGACATCGACCGCTTCGCCGACTGGGCCCGGTGGCAGTTGGGTGCGGCCGTGGACGAGATCCGCACCTGGGGTGACCAACTCGACCTGACGGACCTCGAGGGCGGTGCGACCGTGCTCGTCACCCACGGCTCACGGCTCGGCAACCGTGACGGCATCTCGGTGCGTACCCGCGACGACGATCTGCCCGCCAAGCTGGGTGAGCCGCGCGACCTGTTCATCGGCTCGCACACCCACAGGCCGCTGCTGCGGCGTTTCAACGGTACGCTGGTGGTGAATACCGGTTCGGTCGGCCAGCCCATGGACGGTGATGCGCGTGCCGCATATGGTCGTTTCACCCTGATCGGCGGCCGCTGGCAGGCCGAGATCGCACGAGTAGTCTATGACAAGGCGCAGGCGGAACGGGATTTCATCGACAGCGGCTTTCTGGTCGAGGCCGGCCCCATCGCGCGGTTGATCTATCTCGAACTGCGGCAATCGCGCACCCATCTCGGACCGTGGCGGCAGCGCTACCTCGAGGCAGTCAAGGGTCGCGAACTGAGCGTGACCGCGGCGGTCGATGCCTATCTGCGTGCACTCTAG
- a CDS encoding glycine zipper 2TM domain-containing protein, which produces MNRLQRVLISLAVSGATLAAAPLAHADKVIVNNHYYGSHDNAYRYDERRHPRHDKHRRKHQRTVVHEHHYYPEPVVERVIVVERPVYEPARYYDEPRYYGDEPGRYPPAADGYRSATPMIVGGIIGGVLGNQVGKGRGKDVATVAGAILGGSIGRDTGYRR; this is translated from the coding sequence ATGAACCGACTGCAACGCGTCCTGATCAGTCTCGCCGTGAGCGGCGCCACCCTGGCCGCTGCCCCGTTGGCACACGCGGACAAGGTGATCGTGAACAACCACTACTATGGCAGTCACGACAACGCCTACCGCTACGACGAACGCCGCCACCCGCGCCACGACAAGCACCGGCGCAAACATCAGCGGACGGTCGTGCACGAACACCACTATTATCCGGAACCGGTGGTCGAGCGGGTCATCGTGGTGGAGCGGCCGGTGTACGAACCGGCCCGTTACTATGACGAGCCGCGCTACTACGGCGACGAACCGGGCCGCTATCCGCCGGCCGCGGACGGGTACCGTTCGGCCACGCCGATGATCGTCGGCGGCATTATCGGCGGCGTACTCGGTAATCAGGTCGGCAAGGGTCGCGGCAAGGATGTCGCCACCGTGGCCGGCGCGATCCTCGGCGGCTCCATCGGCCGCGATACCGGTTATCGCCGGTAG
- a CDS encoding homoserine O-succinyltransferase yields MPLVANSDLPAFARLQEEGETIVPGEDAVHQDIRELHIGLLNMMPDAALAATERQFFRLVGESNQIAQFYMHPFTLDALERGTEGRAHVERYYETFGQIKEAGLDALIVTGANVQGTELAEQPFWEPLIEVIDWAYENVTSTLCSCLATHAVLQFRYHQKRRPLGFKRWGVYSHQLVDRRHPLVLGVNTRFDVPHSRFNQIDRSQFEAAGLTVLAESAAAGVHLAVSEDGFRLVFLQGHPEYDSISLLKEYKREVQRYASGARADYPPFPDNYFGLQTQAILDEHRVALEAALATGRPPPELPEALIVPQIDNTWHDTAEAILNNWVGKVYQTTAADRRRPFMEGLDPNDPLGLRD; encoded by the coding sequence ATGCCCCTGGTCGCCAATTCAGATTTGCCCGCCTTCGCCCGCCTGCAAGAGGAGGGCGAGACCATCGTGCCCGGCGAGGATGCCGTCCATCAGGATATCCGCGAGCTGCACATCGGCCTGCTGAACATGATGCCGGACGCCGCCCTGGCCGCGACCGAGCGGCAGTTCTTCCGCCTGGTCGGTGAGAGCAACCAGATCGCGCAGTTCTATATGCACCCGTTCACCCTGGACGCACTGGAGCGCGGCACGGAGGGGCGCGCGCACGTGGAGCGCTATTACGAGACCTTCGGCCAGATCAAGGAGGCCGGCCTCGATGCCCTGATCGTCACCGGCGCCAACGTCCAGGGCACCGAACTCGCCGAACAGCCCTTCTGGGAGCCGCTGATCGAGGTGATCGACTGGGCCTACGAGAACGTCACCTCGACGCTGTGCTCCTGCCTGGCGACGCATGCGGTGCTGCAGTTCCGCTATCATCAGAAGCGCCGGCCGCTGGGCTTCAAGCGCTGGGGGGTGTATTCGCACCAGCTGGTCGATCGCCGCCACCCGCTGGTGCTGGGCGTGAACACACGCTTCGACGTGCCGCATTCGCGCTTCAACCAGATCGACCGCAGTCAGTTCGAGGCCGCCGGTCTCACCGTGCTGGCCGAGAGCGCCGCGGCCGGGGTGCACCTCGCCGTCAGCGAGGATGGCTTCCGGCTGGTATTCCTGCAGGGGCACCCCGAATACGACAGCATCAGCCTGCTCAAGGAATACAAGCGTGAGGTACAACGCTACGCCAGCGGTGCGCGTGCCGACTATCCACCCTTTCCCGACAACTACTTCGGCCTGCAGACCCAGGCCATCCTGGACGAACACCGCGTGGCCCTGGAGGCCGCCCTCGCCACCGGCCGGCCACCGCCGGAACTGCCCGAGGCGCTCATCGTGCCGCAGATCGACAACACCTGGCACGACACCGCCGAGGCGATCCTGAACAACTGGGTCGGCAAGGTCTACCAGACCACCGCTGCCGACCGCCGCCGGCCCTTCATGGAAGGACTCGACCCGAACGACCCCCTCGGCCTGCGGGACTGA
- a CDS encoding alginate export family protein, protein MSLTITRVTAGVAACTGLLLIGGTATADQHPQAGSLLEAVTDGKVYGQVRPRYEFVDDEVLSDKAHAFTMRTRLGYETAGWNRFSAVVEFEDVRAFGSEKFNSTVNGHTQYPVVLDPESTEVNQVFLAYSGLADTTLQLGRQYITFDNERWVGPVGWRQNSVTMDAFTVSNQSLPDTTIYYGYVDNVNRLFGEDHPTLSDWDMNSHLVHVTYNGLAFARIVGYGYFLDFQDPAFEALSTRTLGLRLDGSHAISDTMKLLYTAEYADQTDYADGRPGDADYYWLTLGLGFKQFEVKLNQERLSGNGTYSLSTPLATVHAQNGWADKFLANPADGLIDTSVAASTAVAGVKLVAIYHDYQSDNSSYDYGDEWNLLAVKPINKNLKVLAKFADYSADRNATNVARNPAQRTDVQKFWLMADFTF, encoded by the coding sequence ATGTCACTCACCATCACCCGCGTTACAGCAGGGGTCGCGGCCTGCACTGGACTGCTGCTGATCGGCGGCACCGCGACTGCCGATCAGCACCCGCAGGCCGGCAGCCTGCTGGAGGCCGTGACCGACGGCAAGGTCTACGGCCAGGTACGGCCGCGCTACGAGTTCGTGGACGACGAAGTGCTCAGCGACAAGGCCCATGCGTTCACGATGCGTACCAGGCTGGGCTACGAGACCGCTGGCTGGAACCGGTTCAGTGCCGTGGTGGAATTCGAGGATGTACGCGCCTTCGGCAGTGAGAAGTTCAACAGCACCGTCAACGGCCACACGCAGTACCCGGTCGTGCTGGACCCGGAATCCACTGAGGTGAACCAGGTCTTCCTGGCCTATTCCGGGTTGGCCGACACCACGCTGCAGCTGGGCCGGCAATACATCACCTTCGACAACGAGCGTTGGGTGGGCCCGGTCGGCTGGCGGCAGAATTCGGTGACCATGGATGCCTTTACGGTATCCAATCAGTCCCTGCCCGACACTACGATCTACTATGGCTACGTCGACAACGTGAACCGCCTGTTCGGCGAGGACCACCCCACCCTCAGCGACTGGGACATGAACAGCCACCTGGTCCACGTCACCTACAACGGCCTGGCCTTCGCCAGGATCGTCGGCTACGGCTACTTCCTCGACTTCCAGGACCCGGCCTTCGAGGCGCTGTCGACGCGCACCCTGGGTCTGCGCCTGGACGGCAGCCACGCCATCAGCGACACCATGAAGCTGCTGTACACCGCGGAATATGCCGATCAGACGGATTACGCCGACGGCAGGCCGGGCGACGCGGATTACTACTGGTTGACGCTGGGCCTGGGTTTCAAGCAGTTTGAGGTGAAGCTCAATCAGGAACGGCTCAGCGGCAACGGCACCTACAGTCTCAGCACGCCGCTGGCGACCGTGCATGCGCAGAACGGTTGGGCCGACAAGTTCCTCGCCAACCCTGCCGACGGGTTGATCGATACCAGCGTGGCAGCGAGCACCGCAGTCGCGGGTGTCAAACTGGTCGCGATCTACCACGACTACCAGAGCGACAACAGCAGCTACGACTACGGCGATGAATGGAATCTGCTGGCAGTCAAGCCGATCAATAAAAACCTGAAGGTACTTGCCAAATTCGCGGACTACTCGGCCGACAGGAACGCCACCAACGTCGCCCGCAACCCCGCTCAGCGCACCGACGTGCAGAAGTTCTGGCTGATGGCGGATTTCACCTTCTGA